The DNA segment CTCATTATATCACGGACACGGCTTCCGGTTACAAGGTTAATTCTCCTGATAACCGGTACTCGGCGGTTCTCCCCGGGAAGGCAGATGTGGGATGTATTATTTGAGGCAAATGTTATATAATAATTATCAGGATATTGGCAGAGGTCAGAGGGAGGTGATAAGCATGGGTGTGCTCAAAAGATTAGAGGACTATCTGGACGGCAATACGGTAAATTACCGTAAGCTTCATCATAGTCCGGCCTTTACTGCGCAGGAAATAGCGGCTTCCGCGCACGTCCCGGGAAAAGAGCTGGCCAAATCTGTGGTCGTAAGAACCGACGAAGGCTACGCTCTCGTGGTCTTGCCCGCGTGTTATAAAATCAATCTTAAAAACTTGAGAAGCGCGATGGCCAGGAAACGTGTCGAGATCGCCGAAGAGAAAGAGTTCGAGAAGATGTTCCCCGATTGTGAGGTTGGGGCAATGCCTCCGTTCGGGAACCTTTACAGCCTGCCGGTCTACGTGGCGAAGGCGCTCTCGGACGACGAGGAGATCGTGTTCAACGCTGGGACGCATACGGACATGATAAGGATGAGCTACCGGGATTTCGAGAAGCTGGTAAAACCTGTAGTGGCCGATTTCTCGGAACCGATGAATTAAGCCGTTATCTGTTCGGGTCCGGCGCCTCGCACGCCGGCATGCTTGAAGGCGGCAAGCCGGTTCCTCTCCTGAGCCGAGCTCGGAACGGGCCCGGTCTTAGCACGGGGTTTAGCATATTTTATTAACGCTCATAAGCACATTTATTTAGGTTCCCTGTCGCTCCAATATTTTCTGTCCTATACTTCCTAGACCGGAGAACCCATTGTATCTGTCCGAAAACGCGAAGAAGGTGCTTAAGGCGAGGTATCTCAGGAGGGACGACAAGGGGTCTGTGATCGAGACCCCTGAAGAGCTCTTCGGGAGGGTCGCGAAAGGGGTTTCCGAGGCCGAGCTCGTCTACGGAGGTTCCTCCTCGGCCCGTATGTGGGAAGAGCGGTTTTTCGAGATGCTGAGCAAGCTCCGGTTCCTTCCCAACTCGCCCACGCTCATGAACGCAGGCACACCTCTCGGCCAGCTGAGCGCCTGTTTCGTCCTGCCCGTGGACGATACGATCGAGGATATTTTCGACGCGGTAAAGAACATGGCCCTCATACAGAGGACGGGCGGAGGCACGGGATTTTCATTCTCGAGGCTCCGCCCCAAGGGCTCGGTCGTCTCGAGCACGGGAGGGGAGTCCTCGGGCCCCGTGTCCTTCATGAAGATATTCGACAGCGCAACGGAGAATATAAAGCAGGGCGGGAGAAGGAGGGGCGCCAACATGGGGGTCCTCCGGGTCGACCACCCGGATATTCTCGAATTCGTCACGGCCAAGCTCGGGGAAGGCGAGCTCAGGAACTTCAACCTCTCCGTAGGCATAACGGACGTCTTCATGAAGGCCCTAGAAAGCGGCGGGACGTACGAGCTTATCGACCCGAGATCGGGCGGTGTCTCGGGGAGTCTCCGGGCAAGGGAAGTTTTTGAGAAGATCTCCGAATGCGCATGGAAGACCGGGGACCCGGGCGTATTGTTTCTCGACACCATAAACAGGGCTCATCCCCTGAGGGACCTGGGTGAGATAGAGTCTACCAACCCCTGCGGCGAGCTCCCGCTCCTCCCAAACGAGAGCTGCAACCTGGCTTCCGTCAACCTTTCCGCCATGCTCGACGATAAAGGGGCGGCTGTCGACTGGGAGAAGCTTGGAAGACACGTCAGGGACGGAGTCCGTTTCCTCGACGACGTGATCGACGTGAATAAATTTCCGACCCCCGAGATCGGCTCGGTCACGAGAGCAAACAGAAAGATAGGCTTGGGCGTTATGGGATTCGCGGAGATGCTCATCAGGCTCGGCATCCCGTATAATTCGGCTGAGGCCGTGGATTACGCGGACAGGCTCATGTCCTTCGTTTACGACGAGGCGTTTAAGGCGTCGGCCGGACTCGCGGAGGAGAGGGGAGCGTTCCCGAACTGGGAGAAGAGCGATTATGCGCGGCAGGGAAAGAGGTTAAGGAATGGAACGCTCGCCTCCATAGCCCCGACGGGCACGATAAGCATCATAGCGGGGACGACTTCCGGAATAGAGCCGCTCTTTGCGCTCGCTTACAGAAGAAAAAACGTGCTCGGGGGCGAGACCCTTTATGAAATAAACCCCGTATTCCTAGAATACGGCACGAAGCTGGGACTATCTCCCGGAGAATTCCATGACCGCGTTATCCGCGAGATGCTTGAGAAGGGCGGCATAAGCGGGGTTGGGGGCGTCCCGGAGGATATGAAGAGGTTATTCGTTACGGCCCTCGATATACCTTACGTGCAGCATATAAAAATGCAGGCTGCGTTCCAGATGCACGTCGACAATTCCGTCTCGAAAACCATAAACATGCCCGAGAGCGCGGGCGTCAGTGAAGTGAAGGACGCATATCTCAAGGCCTACGGCCTGGGCTGCAAAGGGATTACCGTCTTCCGATACGGATCGAGGAGTCAGCAGGTGCTCGAGATAGAGACCGACGAGAAGGCGTTCGAAAGGGAATATTTCACCAGGTGCGATCCCGAGGCCTGCAGGCTTTAGGCGTTTTCCCTGCGGAGCCTTGTCACGCCAAGCACGGCTCTCAAAACTATGCCATAATCGTCAAGAGCGTGAAAAGACGAAGAAGCGCGAGCTTCTTCATGCGCGCGTTTTTGTTTTTTGCGCGCTTCTTTTTTTACTGTGTCTTCCTTCCCCGTGCTTCCTTCAACTGTGTATTCCTTAGGGTTCAAATTTTGAACACCCGGGTGTTCGTTATCTGAACACCGGTGTTCATATTCTGAACGGGTGGGGGACGTTTTCTTCAGCATGACCGCCGCGCCTGTCCTGAGCGAAGTCGCTCATCTCGATCAAAGCCCTAGCCCTAGCCGGGAAGGATCGAAGTATGAACGGGTTTGAATTCGTTGCTGATTTGAGCAGAGGACTTGGAAGGAATCGTAAAACAGATTATATGATTGGTTTATAAAAGAATAAGAGACAACTAAATTCTTTCTTCTTTTCCTTGATGAAAAGAAGCAAAAATCATCCGACTACACAGAATTTCGGCTAAAATCGTTCGTAAACGCTAAAAATCTATCAATTCCGCCCCAAATAGCAT comes from the Thermodesulfobacteriota bacterium genome and includes:
- a CDS encoding adenosylcobalamin-dependent ribonucleoside-diphosphate reductase, translating into MYLSENAKKVLKARYLRRDDKGSVIETPEELFGRVAKGVSEAELVYGGSSSARMWEERFFEMLSKLRFLPNSPTLMNAGTPLGQLSACFVLPVDDTIEDIFDAVKNMALIQRTGGGTGFSFSRLRPKGSVVSSTGGESSGPVSFMKIFDSATENIKQGGRRRGANMGVLRVDHPDILEFVTAKLGEGELRNFNLSVGITDVFMKALESGGTYELIDPRSGGVSGSLRAREVFEKISECAWKTGDPGVLFLDTINRAHPLRDLGEIESTNPCGELPLLPNESCNLASVNLSAMLDDKGAAVDWEKLGRHVRDGVRFLDDVIDVNKFPTPEIGSVTRANRKIGLGVMGFAEMLIRLGIPYNSAEAVDYADRLMSFVYDEAFKASAGLAEERGAFPNWEKSDYARQGKRLRNGTLASIAPTGTISIIAGTTSGIEPLFALAYRRKNVLGGETLYEINPVFLEYGTKLGLSPGEFHDRVIREMLEKGGISGVGGVPEDMKRLFVTALDIPYVQHIKMQAAFQMHVDNSVSKTINMPESAGVSEVKDAYLKAYGLGCKGITVFRYGSRSQQVLEIETDEKAFEREYFTRCDPEACRL
- a CDS encoding YbaK/EbsC family protein translates to MGVLKRLEDYLDGNTVNYRKLHHSPAFTAQEIAASAHVPGKELAKSVVVRTDEGYALVVLPACYKINLKNLRSAMARKRVEIAEEKEFEKMFPDCEVGAMPPFGNLYSLPVYVAKALSDDEEIVFNAGTHTDMIRMSYRDFEKLVKPVVADFSEPMN